tgtttgttatttttcattgcaGACAATTGCAGTCcatatttactgtgtgtcttggATTGATGTTTGGATTAGCTATTTCTGATGATTTTATACCCCTTGCATTTCTTGTATGTTTTTCAAGGTAATAGGAAACATCATCATGAAAACAGTATGTGAGAAAAGTATTTCATTCACTGCTTCCTTAAAGCTGTAATTCTGTAAATGACGGCTGTGTAAAAACTGTCACATCCAGATGCAGAGATGACAGAGCGCAACAGACATGTCTCTTTCACCTGCAGCCCTCGAAAACACCTGTACCTTTAAACAGGTGTCTCAGACACATTGCCTTACAAAAGCCTTTCTTGAAACATGCTtcactgtttttcttcttcttctggggattcatttcattttaaagaaaaagaaataaatattttacagcttTCTTAGTGGAAAGATGTGAATTTGTACATTCCCACTACAttcccactaaaaaaaaaatacataatcacaACACCAAATTTTGACATATTCAtgattaatgtatattttattggtttgctttcttttttaaaattcatttgtaAGGTTTTCTGTTGGAACAATGCTCCACATTTTCCTGAGTTattactaaatacattttattaatagcTGCCTTAGTGAAATCAGTTTCTGCAAAACTCACTCAGTGCCAAAGTTAAAAATAGTACATACCAAAGTATAAATCAATATGTTGTCATATAATGCCATTATCTGATCAAGCATCTTCAAGTTATAAATCTTGACTGCTCATTtctgaaaagtgtttattttagtcTAGCCTgtgacaataaaacaatatttcaggACCAAGCACTTCATCTCAATAGTGCAAACATCTGTGAAGAATAATTAGACCAGCAAAATTAACAGAATCAGTCATCTTGACCCACTCTTTACTACTGATGACCGCCTTTTCTGGACATTCTTGATGTCTCAATACACAGAAGGGGGTCCAACGCTCTCCTTCAGAAATTGGGTGCTTGGAGAGCCCAAACAGTTAAAAACCTCAGTTTTCAGGAAACTGGGAGCTGGGTTAGCCTGAGAACCCTAAAGGAAATAAACAAGACAGTgagtcaaattatttatttttttgcccattCAATGATAGTCTGTTTCACTACATGGACAAAGGCAGGTGAAATACTCTTCAGTATATCATTGATTAAAAGTCCTAgaggtttggaagaacatgatGGTAACtgacaagtaaatgatgacagaatttttatttttgggtgaattatccctttaactcaaATCTGAAGAATCTGAAGTATGAACGACTTCTATAGTTGTTTCAATAAACGttcaaatgttttgaatgttcttCCTTCATACCATAAAAGAAGCAAGTCGCCTATTTCTTCTTTCCACCTAAAGACATACTCtctgttttcttcttctgtgcCTGAAAAGACAGCAAACCATAATGCAAGTATCTTACAATCTTAAATGAAGTaaatggtttcatgaagaacctttaacatccatggaacctttccatttcaTTCCATTCTTTATAGtcgaaaaagtttctttagatttatTGTCTTTCACACTAAGAGaaaaatgcttcttttaagaaaagtttcttttaagaaatggttcttctaaGGAATCACCCTTTTTGGAATTTGCACCTTCTGATTTGCATTCTGGACACAAGGCCACTGCTTCCTCTACATGCTCAGTTTGTTACCTCTGACATTGCATCATCTATCTGCTTGAGTTCTTCATAGTGATCACGGGAGTCCCTCAAAGGCTGCACCATGATCTCCTCAATCTGTGGAAAGAGCTGAACACAGACACAGTATTTCTATATGTTACGTAACTTCAGTTCAAAGTTTCAGTTCACGTCAGTCTGTATAACTGGTGTACAAACCTTCATGACCGTCTCAAACATTGGGATGAGGACGAATTTAATGAAGCCAATTTGTGCCGTTGGTTTGGTGACTTTATCACGATCCATAAATGGAGGAACATCAAAACCTTCTCACTCACTCtcccaaaacaaaccaaaacaaaccaaaacgcAAACTATAACATACAATGGAGTCCAAAGGGTTGATCAGATCAAAATCTTCTATAGGAAGTTCTATCAGAAAGTTGTATGTTAAACaaaggaaattaaatatttaggggTGTCCACGCTGattaaaagaaaagcaaagaaacatagtaaccccaaacttttgaatggtaatataagTAAATTTCGAAATAATAGAAGCATAATAATAAGCCTTTTACCATATTCATTTTCAAAGCACTTGTAAGCAGAAGCTGCATGTATTGAGGTACCTGGATGAAGTACTCCTCCAGGAGACAGTCCACCCACGGCTCTGCCACCTCGGTGGGTCTGACCTCGTTGGAGATGTCACAACACTTGATCAACACCATCTTCAGCTGTAAAGACACAGAATATCTAATACAAGGCAAAGCCATCAAGTTTTTAGCATGCAATTGAATTCATAGCAGGAAACACATACGCATTTAACATGCTCCTCATTGGTAAAGTCAAAGTTGTCCACTTTCTGTTTGAAGGAGTCCAGTATCTCTCCGTGCCTGGCCATATCTGTGGCCAGGATAAGAGTAATGATCGcctacaacagaaaaaaaaaaacaaaaaaagaattccGGATTGTTTAGCATGGCCAGCAGATTTTTTACtaaagtcaaaccaaaaattattcagacactagatataattttttatatctttttactAGTGGGTGGAGGACACTGTAGTTCATTAATGTAAGTAAGGATAGCACATACCCATCTACCagtaaaaatgatcaaattatggtacaaaaattattcagacacttagacctgaccatgttttgcttaagttttttttctttaattgctaatgtgatctttttacaccacagcctgaacaaaattaagcattgcttggtaattggttgacctaaattggtatactaacagctgacagctattcagcCTGATTCATtccatacctttctatcaaagttatctgacattatcaagatgaatttgctCTGACACagtgagttcttgtcatattttattaccattttctaaattAAAGCGACTGtgactgtgataatgtgagaaatgttgaaggtgtctgaatagattttggtttgactgtataatGTTGGTGATCAGTATGACTTTTTCTGTTACtaaaaatgtttctaataaatgctgttcttttggactttccaTTCagcaaagaatcttgaaaaaaaatgtatcacagtttccatacaaatattaggcagcaaagctgttttcaaaatgaataataacattAGATGTATCttaaaagcagcaaatcagcatattagaatgatttctgaaggatcatgtgacacttaagactgaagtaaatgatgctgaaaattcagctttgccatcacaagaataaattacattttaaaatacattgaaatattacttcacaatattactattttcactgtattttggatcaaataatggATCAAATAAGGCtgccttggtgtgcataagagacttctttttaaaaaccaACAGCAAACCTTTGAACACTAGCGTAACTGGTTTCATGAAGCTATGAATCTGAGCACTATACAGTGTTCCTCTGTGTAGAAATGGCATCTGCAGCATGAAGTGTACATATGGTGGACTGGAAGTACCTGTCGTATCTGTTTGAAGGAGTCAGGCTCCACGTTGGCGAATATGTTGCACTCGGGCATAGAGATGATCTGGAAGGCCACAGCACAGTGATGGTTCTCCAGTGGAGAGATGTCATTATAGCGCACGGCCAGCTCAGTGCGAGCATTAATCTGATACCTGGTTGCAGAGGGCAAAAATTTGAGCAGTTCCTACTGTATTAATTCTAGATACATTGGCAAACTGCTGCATATGATAAGACAGTCTGTGTTGTCAGTGGTATTGGTCTCTGAGAGGGTGGACATGTCAGTGACATACGTGTTGTTGTATCCCGGGTGGTCCAAGTCATGGCACATGGCTGCAGTCATCAAAATACACATGTCTGTCATAGTCAGCCTCTCCTAAGGAACAAAAGCAAGTAGTGTGTTGATCTGACAAATGCACACAAGCACACTCTCCTGAGGACAGAACCTCACCTGAAGGTTACACAGATGGATCATTCCATACATCATCTGGCTCACACAAAAGCAGTGGCGGAAATTGTGGAAAGGGTTGTCACGGTAGTTTTCTTGAATTCCAAGCTTTATTTAGCAGAGATACAGCAGGTGAGTTTAAGTGCTTCAGTTAATTCAGAAAATGAAATATGCAGGAAAGTATATCTTACCAGCCATCTTTTGAGAGTTATGGGGTTAATGTTAAACTCCTTAACCAGTCCAAGGTCATGATACATATACTCCAGACAGCTAAGCATCTGTAGACagtattcatttaattaacaAACACAATTCACCACATGACCTTTGTGACTGATAAAACAACTAATGCtaataagcaaaaaaatatatatatattttttactaccATTATAGCTGTAGTGTGTTATgcaacatttaaagtttaaatgtactaaattggaACTTCAGcattacaaatatgtaattacaaatatacttaaatacatgACAGAATAGGATAGAAATTATACAACTGATGATAGAAGTGATAGAATTACATTAAAGTGCATTTTGGTTTACTATAAATGCTTGTTGGCAGTACacattaaccatatttcaaagacaatagaaataattatacaattaaatataaagctGTACTTCAGTCCTACCTGagtgggtaatttttttttttaattattatttttttattttttttattttttttttatttttttacttaagtgaAACGCAACTGTAATTCCCTATACCGGGAacttctacaaaaataaaaacatgcatgtcTCAAAATAtcttgaacacaaaaaaagatgacAAACCTCGTTATGTTCCCAATGCCATACATCAAAGGTAGGCTTTTTCAGAGCCTCTATGGTTTCCTGAGAAAGCGTGTactgcacaaacacaaaacacaccattTACTATGATTATAACAGTActgcaattattttacatttagtcattttgcagacgcttttatccaaagcgacttacaattgggggatacgtaaggcgattcttcttaaagaggcaaacagacacaggaagtgcttgtaataccaagttttagacattgttcagataagtacaagctagaaagagaaggaataaataaagagaaagacagttcTCTTTcttttatgatgaagtcaagtagcttcgaaagagatgagttttcagctttCACTTGAAAACTGTCAGGGGTTCCGCATTCcggatcattccaccagccaggaatggtgaacgagaatgttctggaaagtgattttgagcctctctgtgatggtatcgcagacttctggaggggatgtagataagtagtagtgagtggaagtactGTAGGAGGGTGCTGAGCCtatggctgttctatatgcaagcatcaatgtcttgaacttgatgcgagccccAGCCGGTAGGCAGTGCAAGGTGATATATGgttatatggagttatatggtaTATTTTATATGGTTGCAGTATGtaagccaagaaaaaaaaaagtttgtttgtttacttatttattttacctttgGGTAGCTTGGGACATCTCGCCTGGGAGACAGTTTCTTCCCATCATCAGTAAAATTGTATTTGCAATTGCAGTTCACTCTGGTTGTAAGAGATAAACAACCAATTAACCAATTTCCTAATGGaattacagtgcaaaaaaaatgataaaat
The sequence above is drawn from the Cyprinus carpio isolate SPL01 chromosome B5, ASM1834038v1, whole genome shotgun sequence genome and encodes:
- the LOC109058021 gene encoding high affinity cGMP-specific 3',5'-cyclic phosphodiesterase 9A-like, which codes for MGSSSSSYAPKTIYLDVDGKVQRVIFSPHCSPCDIKELLCSSSNIARNTAILLIDSEGAMISIDPTMPANTPNNLYKVMPHSTNQGGEKEDMFQNVLSQVAEQFSRAFRINELKTEVTNRLAMLEKRVELEGLKVVEIEKCKNDLKKLRDEMTSRGGVRVNCNCKYNFTDDGKKLSPRRDVPSYPKYTLSQETIEALKKPTFDVWHWEHNEMLSCLEYMYHDLGLVKEFNINPITLKRWLLGIQENYRDNPFHNFRHCFCVSQMMYGMIHLCNLQERLTMTDMCILMTAAMCHDLDHPGYNNTYQINARTELAVRYNDISPLENHHCAVAFQIISMPECNIFANVEPDSFKQIRQAIITLILATDMARHGEILDSFKQKVDNFDFTNEEHVKCLKMVLIKCCDISNEVRPTEVAEPWVDCLLEEYFIQVPQYMQLLLTSALKMNMVKGLLLCFYYFEIYLYYHSKIEEIMVQPLRDSRDHYEELKQIDDAMSEGSQANPAPSFLKTEVFNCLGSPSTQFLKESVGPPSVY